A single window of Tumebacillus sp. BK434 DNA harbors:
- a CDS encoding small, acid-soluble spore protein, alpha/beta type yields MGRRRGVMSESLKYELAKELGFYDTVQKEGWGGIKAKDAGNMVKRAIQLAEEAMARNNQ; encoded by the coding sequence ATGGGACGCAGACGCGGCGTGATGAGCGAATCGCTGAAGTATGAGCTGGCCAAAGAGCTCGGTTTTTACGACACGGTTCAAAAAGAAGGATGGGGCGGCATCAAAGCCAAAGATGCAGGGAACATGGTCAAGCGCGCGATCCAGCTGGCCGAAGAAGCGATGGCGCGCAACAATCAATAA